GACGGAACTCCACTCAGACTTGTTACAAAAGGCAAATCTGCTGATTTGATCACAATTCGGGGATCAAAGCGTACTGAGTATCAcctgaaagctctaaataaggcCTCAACTATGTATACAAAGAATGGATGATGCAGGAAAAGCAAAAAGATATATTTTCAACAAGTGTATGAAGAACAAGAATTCACTTTTAATTCAGGTAATGAGTTAAATCATTATTctcatcctcttttttttttggtgaacaaTAGTTGTAAGAGATATAATTTAGAAACTAACCATATCTGCTACTTCTCTTTAGTTGAACTAGAAAGAAAGGTCATACTAGGCTCCAGAGGAAGGCCTCGATGGAGTCATACCATTTAATTATCAACCAAAACAAGTCAGAATATAAATCACGTTTCGCAATACCTTGTTTGTGTCCTTGAATGAATTAACACCTGGCAACCTGTCTTCATCAGGAACAAACACTTTCTTAAAGAGAATATCACCATTCTGAACAATCCTCAGACCGATtttgttttcaatttttgtgACCCTCAATCCAGGGGCATCTTTCTTCACAATAAACCTGCAAGCAGTAAAAGAGGCTGTAAgcatttcaacaaaaaaaaaaaaaacaaatggtaTCTTAAAATGTTTCAGTTCCTTAATACAGGATAATGAGTATGAACTCCAAAACTTTTTTGCACAAAAACAAATTCAAGAGCTCTTTTGTTTCACTGCTGGAAACTTTGAAGCCACTCGCATACAATTAAAATATATAGTAAGTGCAGTACAATTTACCCATTTATCTGGTTGGTACTTGTGTTTCTAGCGAAAACAACTAACACATCAGCAAAGGTACTGTTTCCTATCCATCGTTTTTGGCCATCTATCATCCAACCTCCTGTTACCTGTTCCACCACAGGAATTGGCATACCACAAATACTAAGCAATTCAAATTGCACACATAAAGAACGAAAGCAAATTGCAAGTACATAGTAAAAAATCATATCTAGTATAAGTTGGTATAACTTGTCAATATAATACTTAAGTATTGAACCTTCGTGGCAATGGTTCTCAAGGAGCTTGCATCACTTCCATAGTCCGGCTCAGTCAAAGCCTGTGATATATAACTCGATTAATGGAAAACCAAACTGATTCTCACTCAACATATTAATATAAGTATTTTACACTTACCCAGCAAGCAACAGTATGCAACTGAGCTAATGATGGCAAGTATTTCTGCTTTTGTGCCTCTGACCCACACAATGCTATTCTTGACAAAAAGGAACAAGATATGCCAAGGCAAAACTCAGTTTTCAAAAATTTGTTCCTCAGCATTTTCATGAAACTAAACAATGGCCATAAAATCTGGAATAACAAACTGGAATTTTTACCAATAGTAAGCATTGCCAAGGAAGAATGCACCAAAATAAAGGTTGAACAGCTTGCATCTACTCTGGCAACTTCTGCCGTAGCAATAGCACTTCCAGTAATAGAGAGCCCAGGGCACCCATAACCCTGTGAAGAACAATGTCTAAAATGCCTTTCTACACAATTTTAAACCTCAGTGAAGGATGAATATGGAACAGTACCTTTATAGTTCCGCCTGCGAGACGCAAGGTAGCAAGCTTAGGAATTACATGAAAAGGGAACTCTGCCTTCTCCCAATACTGAAGAAACAAAGCTTGTACTGATCACAAATATAGAAGCACCAGCACCAGAAATAGGTGTCTTACAATGCAAGAGCTTAGATATTGAAATAAACAAATAagcaagaaaatattaatatagcAACTAATAAATCTAAATTGGCACTTGCAGTTTGATCTAGTCTGCATTACCTGAAACTCAAGGCAATTTTTAGACATAGGAAGCAATACCATATAACTTATGTTTGGGTTTATTACACAGTCGAAAAAAGCAACACAACCTTTTGGGATATAACTAGCTCAGTACAGAAAGAATGCaccaaaataaaagaagaatgcACCAAAATAAAGGTTCGTCGTCTTGGAACCGGATCCCGTattggtgccacactagcacaatatTGGTAcggtatgatatgaaatttttgtGGCGTACCGAGTGTAAGTACACCACCCATACcaggtaccggtacggtacgctcCATACCGTTCGGTTTGGGCCGGTACGGCGTACCATGAAGTGAAATACTCTTTTACTTCACATGATGAAAAAAAACTGAGTACAATAATAAATGTTAAACAAAATAAGCTCACAACCAGTTGCACTCAAATCAAGAATTTTCAACTGTACTCTAAAGCATCTTTTCATAGTAGTCATCAATGTCGTTCTTGGTTACTTTATCATGATGTTTTAAATTATTCTAGAAGATATTACTATAATTTCAGAAACTCATGGATTAAATGTTTACAAGAAAATTATATTCACAGGCTATCGACCCACCTTAGTTGGATCAGAAAAGGAGCAAGAGCAGTAAGTGTCAGCAAAATACGATCATTGATGCATTATTACATATCTACAAGCTCAATTCAGTGACCTTAAAAACATTATACCACAATCTTTGTCCACTTTGATGTTTTGAGTACCAAGTTTCCTGTCAAAATGATGGGTAATGTCTGATATGCTAATGGCTTCAGGTAGTCTAGAGTGGTGCTTTTTTTCAGACTTTCTATGGGAATGACTATGCCCTTCTTATTTGACATATCCTTCAATGAGGTGGATTCAGTTACAGAATGAAATAACCTGATAGAATCACTTTCGAATCATCCTCGAAAGTTCATAGGCTAAAGAAAAGAGATTCAAAAATAATGGACCATCCCATAATCATATTTCAAACAATGCGCATGATTCAAGAATATTAATTGGTTGCAGCAGCAAGAAAAGTTCCTGGGTTTTAATACTACCATGAATTACCAGATCTAGAGTCAGAAAAGAAGGTTTATATGGGTGCTATTAGCATTCAAATCCATGTGCATATGCATTTATGTAGATAGTGTGAAAACAGTAGCCTGAATGAGGTCACAAAACATAGAAGTAGAAGTATCTCCAGCAAATAAGTTATGATGAATGTTGTCCTAGGCAAACGGCGTATGGTACTTTGGAAAACATTTGGTACTTTGGAAAATGcatgaaaagaagaaaattacCGCTGCCATTATGGGAGCAACTTCTTTTTCCATGACCTCTCGGACTTTTCTCCGCAAAGCCTTTTCTTCAGGACTCAATAGGTCATCAAATTGGTAATAATCTGATGCTGCAAATAAGAGATTGCAAGCCCATTATGTTAGCATGAAGTTAAATAAGAGAGTGGAACACAAAATGTTGATAAAATCTATTTACATTTGAAA
The Phoenix dactylifera cultivar Barhee BC4 chromosome 3, palm_55x_up_171113_PBpolish2nd_filt_p, whole genome shotgun sequence DNA segment above includes these coding regions:
- the LOC103709481 gene encoding acyl-coenzyme A oxidase 4, peroxisomal, whose product is MATSTPKHGDHFKEVKSSHIGLPALDISAAFPQATPASIFPPSASDYYQFDDLLSPEEKALRRKVREVMEKEVAPIMAAYWEKAEFPFHVIPKLATLRLAGGTIKGYGCPGLSITGSAIATAEVARVDASCSTFILVHSSLAMLTIALCGSEAQKQKYLPSLAQLHTVACWALTEPDYGSDASSLRTIATKVTGGWMIDGQKRWIGNSTFADVLVVFARNTSTNQINGFIVKKDAPGLRVTKIENKIGLRIVQNGDILFKKVFVPDEDRLPGVNSFKDTNKVLAVSRVMVAWQPIGISMGVFDMCHRYLKERKQFGAPLAAFQINQEKLVRMLGNIQAMLLVGWRLCKLYESGKMTPGHASMGKAWTSLKARETVSLGRELLGGNGILADFLVAKAFCDLEPIFSYEGTYDINSLVTAREITGFASFKPAVLAKASRL